In a single window of the Paenibacillus sp. MMS20-IR301 genome:
- a CDS encoding ATP-binding protein yields MKTFDYSLLAKRTLALLCICLLAAAALVPLLDKSSSACTSRQPGVTDLSACTFDDNSVFPLNGQWEFHWQQLLEAQGSRTAAAELPAYMAVPGSWGPKSAVTGYSRYGYATYRMLVQLPPDIPVYALKVTNIRNASRVFVNGELLGSSGTPGTSSESTIPRNNPYSFTFSAKDNQAEILIHTSNFIYTNGGISEPLLIGTPSAIGALNQRNSTYDILLTAGFAFIGLYLFGQGFQRKDDKASLQLALYCFTIALYMLTHSEKLLLGYLPSLSYEGFSKLQMISGLVGFYFVSSYTYSLFPALYSRIFRRITFVYSAGFCLITLTTTMRVYSRVSGILLFFSLISVIYTFYVMAKATWRRETGSYYLLIGVIAAIMFTLTLTSNLVLGTGFYSVPPVSGPIFIIAEGLFLSARHAHAYQTIKQLSRQLERKDRDKDEFLLKTSTQLRTPLNAIINIALSMYEGAGGPLSSSQREDMRLILGTGRRLAFLVRDILDYEQIKRQRITLHWGTIDIQGVAGIVIEVFQFLNKKGEIRIKNHIPPGTFLVEADEQRLMQILYNLLDNALKFTDRGSVVIEAVQQDGLVSVSVTDTGRGIPEDQLESIFRDYEQISEADSLETGGLGLSLAISRKLVELHGGTISVTSGLGRGSTFTFTLPFKQAEAAGIDEAETPPLHSLQQLQPEMLDDAWKYRSVAPPQSAGTAGLYAPRILIVDDDYANLKALTNLLSLEKYTISSRRSGKDALALLAEDRNFDLCIIDVMMPEMSGLELCRLIRQTYTPLDLPILMATAGQQLHFNEAAFRAGANDFIHKPYAWSDLKGRVNTLVQLRRSVSDRLSSEIAMLRAQIKPHFLYNAINTIIWMSARDNEKTRHLLYDLSHFLRGSFDFSNQETAIPFEKELELIEAYLSLEQARFGKRLNVQYNIEASEFSLPPLIVQPIVENAVRHGLMEKIGGGTVTLSTRQESDAILITVSDNGKGMSDEQLASWMQEDYRSPHGESTGIGLRNINRRLLTQFGYPLILTHGAGGGVDVLITIPWKDEVN; encoded by the coding sequence ATGAAAACATTTGATTATAGCCTGCTGGCCAAAAGAACGCTCGCCCTGCTGTGTATCTGCCTGCTCGCCGCAGCGGCTTTGGTGCCGCTGCTGGATAAGTCCTCTTCTGCCTGTACCTCCCGCCAGCCCGGAGTGACCGATTTATCCGCCTGTACCTTTGATGATAATTCCGTATTCCCATTAAACGGGCAATGGGAATTCCACTGGCAGCAGCTGCTGGAAGCACAAGGCAGCCGCACTGCGGCCGCTGAATTACCTGCTTATATGGCTGTACCCGGCTCCTGGGGTCCAAAGTCTGCGGTTACCGGCTATTCCCGCTACGGCTATGCCACTTACCGTATGCTGGTCCAGCTCCCGCCGGATATTCCTGTCTATGCCCTTAAGGTAACCAATATCCGCAATGCCAGCCGGGTATTTGTGAACGGGGAGCTTCTGGGCAGCAGCGGAACACCGGGGACAAGCTCCGAAAGCACCATACCGCGTAATAACCCATACAGCTTCACTTTCAGTGCAAAGGACAATCAGGCGGAGATTCTGATTCATACCTCCAATTTCATTTATACGAACGGAGGCATCTCCGAGCCGCTCCTGATCGGAACCCCTTCCGCCATCGGAGCCCTTAACCAGCGGAACAGCACCTACGATATATTGCTTACAGCAGGCTTTGCCTTCATCGGTCTCTACCTTTTCGGACAGGGATTTCAGCGCAAAGATGACAAGGCTTCCCTTCAGCTGGCATTGTATTGCTTCACAATTGCCCTGTATATGCTGACACACAGCGAAAAGCTGCTCTTGGGCTATCTTCCTTCCCTCTCCTATGAAGGGTTCAGCAAGCTGCAGATGATATCAGGCCTGGTCGGATTCTATTTTGTTTCCAGCTACACCTATTCCTTATTTCCTGCACTTTATTCCCGTATCTTCCGGCGGATCACCTTTGTATACTCTGCAGGCTTTTGCCTGATTACACTTACTACTACTATGCGTGTATACTCCAGAGTCTCCGGCATATTGCTGTTTTTCAGTTTAATCTCTGTCATTTATACCTTCTATGTTATGGCCAAAGCAACATGGAGGCGGGAGACCGGCTCCTATTATCTGCTCATTGGGGTCATTGCCGCAATTATGTTCACACTTACTCTGACCAGCAACCTGGTTCTGGGCACAGGGTTCTATTCAGTACCGCCGGTCTCCGGACCCATCTTCATCATTGCCGAAGGATTATTCCTCTCCGCGCGCCATGCCCATGCCTATCAGACCATCAAGCAGCTCTCCCGCCAGCTCGAACGCAAGGACAGGGATAAGGATGAATTCCTGCTGAAGACATCCACCCAGCTGCGCACGCCGCTGAATGCCATTATTAATATTGCCTTATCTATGTACGAAGGGGCCGGCGGACCGCTCAGCTCGTCCCAGCGGGAGGATATGCGGCTGATTCTGGGCACCGGAAGGCGGCTGGCCTTTCTCGTCAGGGATATCCTGGATTATGAACAGATCAAGCGCCAGCGTATCACGCTGCACTGGGGCACCATTGATATCCAGGGTGTGGCCGGCATCGTTATTGAGGTCTTCCAGTTTCTGAATAAAAAAGGCGAGATCCGCATCAAGAACCATATTCCGCCGGGAACCTTCCTGGTCGAAGCGGACGAGCAGCGGCTGATGCAGATTCTCTACAATCTGCTGGATAATGCGCTGAAATTCACCGACCGCGGCAGTGTGGTGATTGAAGCGGTCCAGCAGGACGGACTCGTCTCGGTCTCTGTTACCGATACCGGACGGGGCATTCCCGAGGACCAGCTCGAAAGCATCTTCCGTGATTATGAGCAGATTAGTGAAGCTGACTCGCTGGAGACCGGAGGCCTTGGCCTCAGCCTGGCGATCAGCCGTAAGCTTGTAGAGCTGCACGGCGGCACCATCAGCGTGACCTCCGGCCTTGGCCGGGGAAGCACCTTCACCTTCACGCTGCCGTTCAAGCAGGCCGAAGCCGCCGGCATAGATGAAGCGGAGACCCCCCCGCTTCACAGCTTGCAGCAGCTCCAGCCGGAGATGCTTGATGATGCCTGGAAATACCGGTCGGTAGCTCCGCCGCAGTCTGCCGGAACAGCGGGCTTGTACGCTCCGCGCATCTTGATTGTCGATGATGATTACGCCAACCTTAAAGCATTGACTAATCTGCTGTCGCTGGAGAAGTACACCATCTCCAGCCGGCGGAGCGGCAAGGACGCACTGGCGCTGCTCGCCGAGGACCGTAATTTCGACCTCTGTATTATCGACGTCATGATGCCGGAGATGTCGGGCCTTGAGCTGTGCAGGCTGATCCGCCAGACCTACACTCCATTGGATCTGCCTATTCTGATGGCTACCGCCGGACAGCAGCTTCACTTCAACGAGGCGGCCTTCCGCGCCGGGGCAAATGACTTTATCCATAAGCCGTATGCCTGGAGCGATCTCAAGGGGCGCGTCAATACGCTTGTCCAGCTGAGACGTTCTGTCTCTGACCGGCTAAGCTCGGAGATTGCCATGCTGCGCGCACAGATCAAACCGCATTTTCTCTACAATGCCATCAATACAATTATCTGGATGAGTGCACGCGACAATGAGAAAACCCGGCATCTGCTATATGATTTGAGCCACTTCCTGCGCGGCAGCTTTGACTTCAGCAATCAGGAAACAGCCATTCCGTTCGAGAAAGAGCTGGAGCTGATCGAAGCCTATTTGTCGCTGGAGCAGGCCCGCTTCGGCAAGCGGCTTAATGTCCAGTACAATATTGAGGCGAGTGAATTCTCGCTGCCGCCGCTGATTGTACAGCCGATTGTAGAGAATGCCGTCCGGCACGGGCTGATGGAAAAAATCGGCGGCGGCACCGTCACCCTCTCTACCAGGCAGGAAAGCGATGCGATTCTTATTACCGTTTCCGACAACGGCAAAGGGATGAGCGATGAGCAGCTTGCCTCCTGGATGCAGGAGGATTACCGTTCCCCGCACGGGGAAAGCACAGGAATCGGTCTGCGGAATATTAACCGCCGGCTGCTGACACAGTTTGGCTACCCGCTGATCCTTACACATGGAGCCGGCGGCGGCGTAGATGTACTTATAACAATCCCCTGGAAGGATGAGGTCAACTGA
- a CDS encoding response regulator transcription factor, whose product MQDERILLVDDEKGILTMLELLLYREGFKHITTAGTGKEALDKVAAAPFDLIVLDIMLPDIDGFGLCQQLRRLTTVPILFLSARSGDYDKLMGLGIGGDDYITKPFNPLEVVARIRAQLRRKNLYSIPEEAAQQLMDYGLFTINKKAAVLAVNGVEIPCPAKEFELLVFLCEHPNQVFTALQLYEQVWGTALTGDEKTVVIHISRLRKRLEADPAAPKYIVNLRGIGYKFIPAGKVAVHED is encoded by the coding sequence TTGCAGGATGAACGTATATTGCTGGTGGACGATGAAAAAGGGATATTAACAATGCTGGAGCTGCTGCTTTATAGAGAAGGCTTCAAGCATATTACAACAGCAGGTACAGGGAAGGAAGCATTGGATAAAGTTGCGGCAGCTCCATTTGATCTCATTGTGCTGGATATAATGCTTCCGGATATAGACGGGTTCGGGCTGTGTCAGCAGCTCCGCAGGCTTACAACAGTACCGATCCTATTTCTGAGTGCCCGTTCGGGTGATTATGATAAGTTAATGGGCCTTGGCATTGGAGGAGATGACTATATTACGAAGCCGTTCAATCCTCTGGAGGTAGTGGCCAGAATCCGGGCGCAATTGCGCCGGAAGAATCTGTACAGCATACCTGAAGAAGCAGCCCAGCAGCTTATGGATTACGGTTTGTTTACTATTAACAAGAAGGCGGCAGTGCTGGCTGTAAATGGTGTAGAGATCCCTTGTCCGGCAAAAGAGTTCGAGCTGCTTGTCTTTCTGTGTGAGCATCCGAACCAGGTGTTTACCGCCCTGCAGTTATATGAACAGGTCTGGGGAACAGCACTGACAGGCGATGAGAAGACAGTGGTGATTCATATCTCCCGGCTCCGGAAAAGACTTGAGGCAGATCCCGCTGCCCCAAAATACATAGTGAATTTACGCGGCATCGGATACAAATTCATTCCCGCGGGGAAAGTGGCAGTCCATGAAGACTAA
- a CDS encoding HAMP domain-containing sensor histidine kinase produces the protein MKTNLRLSLRLIIYLIIILLLLALVISGVLALVTEVILPREGNEQDLGVLISVPAIFLGFMIFAGWSLGRPLYYIIRRIDLLAGGVYADPAGDRKIYSGKAARLKRPYRLFKELIIQLQALSDVLENSSQERRRLDAMRMDWVAGISHDLKTPLTYIKGYSSMMLSPQYEWTKEETTLFLTEIERKADHMQELIGDLNLSFRLDEQQAPIQLERTDLVEFVRRIVADISNDPRAGRYSLIFGAAKPHMETVLDRRLLGRALHNLILNAVLHNPPGTRVKVHIRQTARLEIDIADDGAGMSEESVERLFDKYYRGTSTDILSEGTGLGMAIARQLVLAHEGDISVASRLNEGTVITVALPLYN, from the coding sequence ATGAAGACTAATCTACGCCTGAGCCTTCGTCTTATCATCTATCTCATAATTATCCTGCTGCTGCTAGCCCTGGTTATAAGTGGTGTGCTGGCCCTCGTGACGGAGGTGATTCTGCCGCGGGAGGGGAATGAGCAGGATCTCGGGGTATTAATCAGTGTCCCTGCGATCTTCCTTGGCTTCATGATCTTCGCAGGCTGGTCATTAGGCAGGCCGTTATATTATATTATCCGCAGAATCGACCTGCTGGCGGGCGGAGTATACGCTGATCCGGCAGGTGACCGGAAGATTTATTCCGGTAAAGCAGCGAGGCTAAAGCGGCCATACCGCCTATTCAAAGAGTTGATTATCCAGCTGCAGGCACTATCTGACGTACTGGAGAACAGCAGTCAGGAACGGAGACGCCTGGATGCGATGAGAATGGACTGGGTTGCCGGAATCTCCCATGATCTTAAGACGCCGCTTACTTACATCAAAGGATACTCCTCGATGATGCTCTCGCCGCAATACGAATGGACGAAGGAGGAAACCACTCTGTTTCTGACAGAAATAGAACGGAAGGCTGATCATATGCAGGAACTTATCGGCGATTTGAATTTGTCGTTCCGGCTGGATGAGCAGCAGGCTCCTATACAGCTGGAACGGACCGATCTGGTTGAATTTGTACGGCGGATTGTAGCTGATATATCTAACGATCCCCGTGCGGGCCGGTATTCCCTGATCTTCGGAGCCGCGAAGCCCCATATGGAAACTGTGCTGGACCGAAGACTCCTGGGGCGGGCGCTGCATAACCTGATTCTCAACGCGGTCCTTCATAACCCTCCCGGCACCCGTGTTAAGGTTCACATCAGGCAAACTGCCCGGCTGGAGATTGATATTGCAGATGATGGAGCCGGGATGAGTGAGGAGAGCGTCGAGCGGTTGTTCGATAAATATTACCGAGGTACCTCTACCGATATCTTATCGGAGGGAACCGGACTTGGCATGGCGATAGCGCGGCAGCTGGTGCTGGCTCACGAAGGAGATATTAGTGTTGCCAGCCGTCTTAATGAAGGTACG
- a CDS encoding TVP38/TMEM64 family protein — MFFLDTISWMTEERLLALLEQYRSLGPLPGVLLTFLKSFVPPLPTIAIVGLNGAVYGLWLGFLYSWIGLVAGCVTTFLIIRKIASHPFLRKWAARPKVARSMTWVRQSGFSYVFLLSLFPVGPFVVINMAAGLAGMRLRSYLIALSAGKAIMVFAVSYIGNDVQRFMRHPGELIYVLLFIGISLWGVKSIEARFTRLAREREERLADGKALQGK; from the coding sequence ATGTTCTTTTTAGATACAATATCCTGGATGACCGAGGAGCGGCTGCTGGCTCTGCTGGAGCAATACCGCTCGCTGGGACCGCTGCCCGGTGTTCTGCTGACCTTCCTGAAATCGTTCGTGCCGCCGCTGCCGACTATTGCGATAGTAGGCCTTAACGGGGCCGTATACGGGTTATGGCTCGGGTTCCTGTATTCCTGGATCGGCCTTGTTGCCGGCTGCGTCACGACCTTCCTGATTATCCGCAAAATTGCCAGCCATCCTTTTTTGAGAAAATGGGCAGCGCGGCCCAAGGTAGCGAGAAGCATGACCTGGGTCCGCCAGAGCGGGTTCAGCTATGTGTTTCTGCTCAGCCTGTTTCCGGTAGGCCCGTTTGTAGTCATCAACATGGCTGCCGGCCTGGCCGGGATGCGGCTGCGTTCCTATCTGATTGCCCTTAGCGCCGGCAAAGCCATTATGGTATTCGCGGTCTCCTACATCGGTAATGATGTGCAGCGGTTTATGCGGCATCCGGGAGAGCTCATTTACGTCCTTTTGTTTATCGGGATTTCGCTCTGGGGCGTGAAGTCGATCGAGGCCAGATTCACCCGGCTGGCGCGGGAGCGTGAAGAGCGCCTTGCGGACGGTAAGGCGTTACAGGGTAAATAA
- a CDS encoding DsrE/DsrF/DrsH-like family protein — MDTNKKLNLLMFSGEYDKAMAGLILANAARDIEVEVTMFFSFWGLFLVRDPETMTLEDKTIYEKLMDVITPKGPEQLPLSRMNFSGLGKWMLEEMMEDNNAPKLIHFLKGARKKNIKFYACKLSVEIMGFKPEELLPEVEIIDAAAYLRDALESDIQLFI, encoded by the coding sequence ATGGATACAAATAAAAAACTGAATTTGCTGATGTTCAGCGGGGAATATGACAAAGCGATGGCGGGACTGATTCTGGCGAATGCCGCAAGGGATATTGAGGTTGAGGTTACGATGTTCTTCTCGTTCTGGGGGCTGTTTCTGGTCCGTGATCCGGAGACAATGACACTTGAGGACAAGACCATCTATGAGAAGCTGATGGATGTCATCACACCCAAGGGGCCGGAGCAGCTGCCGCTCTCACGCATGAATTTCAGCGGTCTCGGCAAATGGATGCTGGAGGAGATGATGGAAGACAACAACGCGCCGAAGCTGATTCATTTCCTTAAGGGCGCGCGCAAAAAGAACATCAAGTTCTACGCCTGCAAGCTTTCGGTGGAGATCATGGGCTTCAAGCCGGAGGAACTGCTGCCGGAAGTGGAGATTATCGATGCCGCCGCCTATCTGCGGGATGCGCTGGAGAGCGACATCCAGCTCTTCATCTAA
- a CDS encoding aminotransferase class V-fold PLP-dependent enzyme, translated as MLSIQRPAAAEAPSSLQEHFASFREHTIGERHLISTPYGKIPLLYADWTASGRLYEPIERRIQESFGPYVSNPHTDSNTTGLTITLAYNEARRIIRQHVNAASGDALLFCGNGTTGAVNKLLRIMGLRLPGWLQQDQLWPPGERPVVFVTHMEHHSNLLPWQEAVCDVVTVPSGADGQVELPHLEELLRRYRNRRFKIGSFTACSNVTGLKTPYHQLAAAMHRHGGLCFVDFAASAPYEPINMHPESPQEKLDAIFFSPHKFLGGPGTGGVLLFDTALSTGSLPDEPGGGTVVWVNRWGGRRYIADIEVREDGGTPGFLQAIRTALCIRLKEEMNGPGQYMAVREQELCRKLLAGLAQIPGCSVLAGTHTERHGIVSFTLQEIHYNLAVRLLNDRFGIQARGGCSCAGPYGHELLGLGPQESRDFIQAIHAGDQSLKPGWVRLSLHPIMTDSEVEYLVSAVQTLVSRIGEWRKDYRYSPASNSWMYTGNAGEAGETGASIGRLFTL; from the coding sequence GTGCTGAGTATCCAACGCCCCGCTGCGGCAGAGGCGCCGTCTTCACTGCAAGAGCATTTCGCGTCCTTTCGCGAGCACACCATCGGGGAGCGGCATCTGATTTCTACCCCCTATGGCAAGATACCGCTGCTGTATGCCGACTGGACTGCCAGCGGACGGCTGTATGAGCCGATTGAACGCCGGATCCAGGAAAGCTTCGGTCCTTATGTCAGCAACCCGCATACGGATTCCAATACGACAGGGCTTACCATAACCCTGGCTTATAACGAAGCACGGAGAATCATCAGACAGCATGTGAATGCCGCTTCCGGCGATGCCCTGCTCTTCTGCGGCAACGGCACTACAGGCGCGGTCAATAAGCTGCTGCGGATCATGGGCCTGAGGCTGCCGGGCTGGTTGCAGCAGGATCAGCTCTGGCCTCCAGGGGAACGCCCGGTGGTCTTCGTCACCCATATGGAGCATCATTCGAACCTCCTGCCCTGGCAGGAGGCCGTCTGCGATGTGGTCACCGTCCCTTCAGGAGCCGACGGGCAAGTAGAGCTTCCGCACCTGGAAGAGCTGCTCCGCCGCTACCGGAACCGCCGGTTCAAAATCGGCTCCTTCACTGCCTGCTCCAATGTCACTGGCCTCAAGACACCCTATCACCAGCTGGCTGCCGCCATGCACCGCCATGGCGGGTTATGCTTTGTTGATTTTGCCGCGAGTGCGCCTTATGAGCCGATAAACATGCATCCTGAATCCCCGCAGGAGAAGCTGGATGCCATCTTCTTCTCGCCGCATAAGTTCCTTGGCGGCCCCGGCACCGGCGGAGTACTGCTGTTCGATACGGCGCTAAGCACCGGCAGCCTGCCGGATGAGCCGGGCGGCGGCACAGTAGTCTGGGTCAACCGCTGGGGCGGGCGCCGTTACATAGCCGACATAGAGGTCCGTGAGGACGGCGGCACGCCCGGGTTCCTGCAGGCTATCCGGACGGCCCTGTGCATCCGGCTGAAGGAGGAGATGAACGGGCCGGGACAGTATATGGCTGTCCGGGAGCAGGAGCTGTGCCGGAAGCTGCTGGCGGGCCTTGCGCAGATTCCCGGCTGCTCCGTGCTGGCGGGCACACACACGGAGCGCCATGGCATTGTCTCCTTCACGCTGCAGGAGATCCATTACAACCTCGCCGTACGGCTGCTGAATGACCGCTTCGGCATTCAGGCCCGCGGAGGCTGCTCCTGCGCCGGACCGTACGGGCACGAGCTGCTCGGGCTTGGCCCGCAGGAATCGCGAGACTTCATCCAGGCGATTCATGCCGGGGATCAGTCGCTGAAGCCGGGCTGGGTACGGCTGTCGCTGCATCCGATCATGACAGACTCTGAAGTGGAATACCTCGTCTCCGCCGTGCAGACGCTGGTCAGCCGGATAGGAGAATGGCGGAAGGATTACCGTTACTCCCCGGCCTCCAACAGCTGGATGTATACAGGGAATGCAGGTGAAGCCGGAGAAACCGGCGCAAGCATCGGCAGATTATTTACCCTGTAA